The stretch of DNA CCACACTTTTTCCGGTCATCACTTCCTATACTGCGACATAAGGTCGCACATATATCCAGACCTTTCAGGCCTATTGGCCCGTGGGCGCTCCGCTGGGGGGCGATGGTAATAACGACAGGAGTGACTGGCATGATCCATCACGTCGTGGGACTTTTCACCCACCCCGATCAGGAATGGCGGGAAATTCGTGGCGATAAAGAAGAAAGCATCGGCCACATGTACCTCACCCACACGCTGATTCTCGCGGCCATCCCCGCTGTCTCAGCCTTTATCGGTACCACTCAGGTGGGTTGGGTTATCGGCAGCCGCGCCCCGGTGATGCTGACGGTGGAAAGCGCGTTGTGGATGACCCTCATGTCCTACGCGGCGATGCTCGGCGGCGTGGCGGTGATGGGCGCGTTCATTCACTGGATGGCCCGCACCTATGACGCCAACCCCAGCATGGCGCGCTGCGTGGCGTTTGCCACCTACACCGCGACACCGCTGTTTATCGGCGGGCTGGCGGCGCTGTACCCGCATATGTGGCTGGGCATGGTGGTGGGCACGGCGGCCATTTGCTACACGGTGTATCTGCTGTACGTGGGGCTGCCGACCTTCATGAACATCCACCCGGACGAGGGCTTCCTGTTTTCCAGCTCGGTACTGGCGGTAGGCCTGGTGGTGCTGGTGGCGATCATGGCCTTTACCGTGATCGTCTGGGGGCTGGGCGTAGGCCCGATCTACACCAACTGACGCGGTTTACCCGCAGGAAAAGCCACCGCAAGGTGGCTTTGTGCGTTATGCATGACCATTCGGCGCCTGACAGATTCGGATACACCCTTGTTTGCGGCATACTGGACGTCTCTGGAGATATGTACAGCATGCCCGAGCAACTCAATACCCGCGTCGAAGATTGTTTCCTGCAAGCCGAATCCTTTTTCA from Pseudomonas sp. NC02 encodes:
- a CDS encoding Yip1 family protein, whose protein sequence is MIHHVVGLFTHPDQEWREIRGDKEESIGHMYLTHTLILAAIPAVSAFIGTTQVGWVIGSRAPVMLTVESALWMTLMSYAAMLGGVAVMGAFIHWMARTYDANPSMARCVAFATYTATPLFIGGLAALYPHMWLGMVVGTAAICYTVYLLYVGLPTFMNIHPDEGFLFSSSVLAVGLVVLVAIMAFTVIVWGLGVGPIYTN